In the Flavisolibacter tropicus genome, one interval contains:
- the fbaA gene encoding class II fructose-bisphosphate aldolase, with the protein MKKYKSGVLFGEELEALYKDAKANAFALPAVNTIGTNSINATLETAAKVNSPVIIQFSNGGAQFIAGKGMPNDNLQGNISGAISGALHIHNVAKYYGVPVVLHTDHASHKWLPWISGLIDAGEQYFKEKGQPLFSSHMLDLSEEPIEENISTSVDFYKRMAPLKMGIEIELGVTGGEEDGVDNSGVENEKLYTQPHEVAYAYEELRKVGNLFTVAAAFGNVHGVYSPGNVELRPEILKNSQEYIQKKYSTDPQPVFFVFHGGSGSPQHQIREAISYGAIKMNIDTDLQWAFWEGIHGYYKKNEGYLQGQLGNPEGEDKPNKKYYDPRVWLRKAEESFSKRLEVAFEDLNCINRNA; encoded by the coding sequence ATGAAGAAATACAAGTCTGGCGTTTTGTTCGGAGAAGAACTGGAAGCGCTTTACAAAGATGCAAAAGCAAACGCCTTTGCATTACCTGCAGTAAACACTATTGGCACCAATAGTATCAATGCTACACTGGAAACAGCCGCAAAGGTCAACTCTCCTGTAATTATTCAGTTTTCAAATGGCGGCGCCCAGTTTATTGCTGGCAAAGGCATGCCCAACGACAACCTGCAAGGCAACATTTCTGGCGCTATATCAGGGGCCTTACACATTCACAATGTGGCAAAGTATTATGGTGTCCCAGTAGTGCTGCATACTGATCACGCTTCACATAAATGGTTGCCATGGATTAGCGGATTAATTGACGCTGGCGAGCAATATTTTAAAGAAAAAGGACAACCACTTTTCAGCTCACACATGCTGGATCTTTCAGAAGAACCAATTGAAGAAAACATTTCTACTTCAGTAGACTTCTACAAGAGAATGGCTCCCTTAAAAATGGGTATTGAGATTGAGTTAGGCGTAACAGGTGGTGAAGAAGATGGTGTAGATAATAGTGGCGTTGAAAATGAAAAGCTTTACACACAGCCTCATGAAGTAGCCTATGCGTATGAAGAGCTACGAAAAGTCGGCAACTTATTTACAGTGGCTGCAGCCTTTGGTAATGTGCACGGTGTATATAGCCCGGGCAATGTAGAGTTACGCCCCGAAATTTTGAAGAACAGCCAAGAATATATTCAAAAGAAATACAGTACAGACCCTCAACCTGTTTTCTTTGTTTTCCATGGCGGTAGTGGTTCGCCTCAACACCAGATCCGCGAAGCAATTAGCTATGGAGCTATCAAAATGAATATTGACACCGACCTGCAGTGGGCGTTCTGGGAAGGTATCCATGGTTATTATAAAAAGAACGAAGGCTATTTGCAGGGCCAACTGGGTAACCCCGAAGGTGAAGACAAACCCAATAAGAAATACTACGATCCTAGAGTTTGGCTGCGTAAAGCAGAAGAAAGCTTTAGTAAGCGCTTGGAAGTAGCATTTGAAGATCTTAATTGTATTAATAGAAACGCCTGA
- a CDS encoding class I fructose-bisphosphate aldolase: MPKNISELLGDKAEYLLNHQCETISKNSLHLPSPNHVDETWINSNRNNQVLRNMQALLSHGRLGGTGYCSIFPVDQGIEHSGGSAFAPNPIYFDPENIIKLAVEGGCNAVASTYGVLGIMSRKYAHKIPFIVKINHNEFLSMPNRFDQTMFGTIKSAWDMGAVGVGATIYWGSAESARQLKEVAEAFEYAHQLGMVTILWCYLRNNAFKVDGVDYHTAADLTGQANHLGVTLQADIIKQKLPTNNGGYNATKHGKTHKLVYEKLSSDHPIDLTRYQALNCYNGRIGLINSGGESKGESDMVEAVTTAVINKRAGGMGLILGRKAFQRPFGDGVEMLNAIQDVYLDDSITIA, encoded by the coding sequence ATGCCAAAAAACATTTCTGAGTTATTGGGCGACAAGGCAGAGTATTTATTAAACCACCAATGCGAAACAATTAGCAAGAACAGCTTGCACTTACCTTCTCCAAATCATGTAGATGAAACCTGGATCAATTCTAACCGTAACAATCAGGTATTGCGCAACATGCAGGCTTTATTAAGTCATGGCCGTTTAGGTGGCACAGGCTATTGCAGCATCTTTCCTGTAGACCAGGGCATTGAACACAGTGGCGGTTCAGCATTTGCACCAAACCCCATCTATTTCGATCCAGAAAACATTATTAAACTGGCTGTTGAAGGCGGATGTAACGCAGTAGCTTCTACTTATGGTGTATTAGGCATTATGAGTCGTAAGTATGCGCATAAAATTCCGTTCATTGTAAAGATCAACCACAATGAGTTCTTAAGCATGCCTAACCGCTTTGACCAAACCATGTTTGGTACCATTAAAAGCGCATGGGATATGGGAGCAGTAGGTGTAGGTGCTACCATCTATTGGGGTTCTGCTGAAAGTGCTCGTCAACTTAAAGAAGTTGCTGAGGCTTTCGAATATGCTCATCAATTGGGTATGGTTACCATCTTGTGGTGCTACCTGCGCAATAACGCCTTTAAAGTAGATGGTGTTGACTATCATACAGCAGCCGATTTAACAGGCCAGGCCAACCATCTGGGTGTTACCCTGCAGGCCGATATCATCAAACAAAAATTACCAACCAACAATGGTGGTTACAATGCAACCAAGCATGGTAAAACCCATAAGCTGGTTTATGAAAAATTATCTTCTGATCACCCAATTGATCTGACACGTTACCAGGCATTAAACTGCTACAATGGTCGTATTGGCTTGATCAACAGTGGCGGTGAAAGTAAAGGTGAAAGTGATATGGTAGAGGCTGTAACCACAGCAGTTATCAACAAACGCGCAGGCGGTATGGGCTTGATTCTTGGCCGTAAAGCCTTCCAGCGTCCATTTGGCGATGGAGTAGAAATGCTGAATGCTATTCAGGATGTATACCTGGATGATTCTATCACTATTGCTTAA
- a CDS encoding flavin monoamine oxidase family protein, which produces MPIDKPYDVIIVGAGAAGLMAAWELIAAGKSVLILEARSRCGGRILTITDDNFPIPIELGAEFVHGNLPTTKKLVKKAGTKWHKVKGSFWQHRHGRLFQSEEQILGSDKVLNALDEVKEDIPIAQFLNTFFPEDEEIREGLKSYVEGYYAGDINRVSTFALKEELEESDDEDYRIEGGYKTIIDYLVKEVQGQGCKIMLDTPVLAIEWKPGEVMVATKNQTFQSEMVIITAPLEVLRNNTIAFFPTLPQLHEALDSLGYGPAIKILFSFKTAFWEENSELKDLSMLFSDEVIPTWWTQFPKQVPVLVGWAAGGQAKDLVLLEKEELCEKALHALANILNVSDAFLKKQLKGWCLNNWSKNPYTRGAYSYDTVNENQFKNTIKAGIDNTIFFAGEGWFHGLELGTVEAAFNSGKETAQHIIARSKKKNGN; this is translated from the coding sequence ATGCCAATAGATAAACCATACGATGTTATTATAGTGGGTGCCGGTGCCGCAGGCCTCATGGCTGCTTGGGAGCTTATAGCAGCGGGTAAATCGGTATTAATACTTGAAGCCAGAAGCCGCTGTGGCGGTCGCATCCTAACTATAACAGATGACAATTTCCCTATACCAATAGAATTGGGTGCCGAGTTTGTACACGGCAATTTACCAACTACAAAAAAACTGGTAAAAAAAGCAGGAACTAAATGGCACAAAGTAAAAGGCAGCTTTTGGCAACATAGGCACGGGAGGCTGTTCCAAAGTGAAGAACAAATTCTTGGTAGTGATAAAGTATTGAATGCTTTGGATGAAGTAAAAGAAGACATACCCATCGCACAGTTTTTAAACACCTTCTTTCCGGAAGATGAGGAAATTAGAGAGGGGCTTAAAAGCTACGTTGAAGGCTACTATGCGGGCGATATAAACCGTGTCAGTACGTTTGCCCTGAAAGAAGAATTAGAAGAAAGTGATGACGAGGATTACCGCATTGAAGGTGGCTACAAAACAATCATAGACTATCTAGTCAAAGAAGTACAAGGTCAGGGATGCAAAATAATGCTGGACACCCCTGTTTTAGCTATCGAATGGAAACCAGGCGAAGTAATGGTTGCTACTAAAAACCAAACCTTTCAGTCAGAGATGGTTATTATTACCGCCCCGTTGGAAGTTTTACGGAATAATACCATAGCCTTCTTCCCTACCTTACCTCAATTACATGAAGCGTTAGACAGTTTAGGTTACGGACCAGCCATCAAAATTTTATTTTCCTTCAAGACAGCTTTTTGGGAAGAAAACAGTGAGTTAAAAGACCTATCCATGCTCTTTTCTGACGAAGTCATTCCAACCTGGTGGACGCAATTTCCCAAACAAGTACCGGTATTAGTTGGCTGGGCTGCTGGTGGCCAAGCTAAGGATTTAGTTCTTCTTGAAAAAGAAGAGTTGTGTGAAAAAGCACTTCATGCATTAGCAAACATTTTAAATGTTTCAGATGCATTCCTAAAAAAACAACTAAAAGGTTGGTGCCTTAACAATTGGAGTAAAAATCCATATACCCGTGGCGCATATTCTTACGATACGGTCAATGAAAACCAGTTTAAGAATACAATAAAGGCAGGTATAGACAATACGATTTTCTTTGCGGGTGAAGGTTGGTTTCATGGATTAGAACTTGGAACAGTAGAAGCTGCATTTAATAGTGGCAAAGAAACAGCGCAACACATTATAGCCCGCTCTAAAAAGAAAAACGGAAACTAA